Genomic segment of Synchiropus splendidus isolate RoL2022-P1 chromosome 4, RoL_Sspl_1.0, whole genome shotgun sequence:
GGAAACGAGCTGAAATgcacatctttaaaaaaataaataaatgcataaataaaggGTTGTCTGTCATTTGATTTCGATAATGTTCGAAAGAGGAATTgggagaataataataatgtgtattAAAACGTAGTCTATTGGTCAAATTTCAATGTGGAATATATCACACTTGTTTATGCATATATTTAAACGGTCTTCTTCATGGAAAGGCACTGAGTGATTTCAGCTTACAATGATACAATTCCTTATTGGTCAACTTTTTTGGACTAAATTTTAGCATGAACAGATTCAAAGTTCAATTTtgttgtctatttatttattttttcatgtgactGAATTGCTCTCTTCAGTGTTTTTGGAGTCGAAATTGTACAAATTCACATCTAGAAACTACTATTACTTTTAGAGACACCGTTTCCGGTATTTCTTCATATTTAGAGGATCAGAAGTTTCTGCCACTACCAAAGCTCTAACTTGTTTTtaacatcaataaaatttgttcCACAGTTGGCTCAAAAGGCAATGAACTATTCACTGTTTCAAAATTCCTCTGGCTTGTCATGTTGCATGTGAAGGTAGACACATAAAATACTTGCCAATAGAGCTGCTTCatacaaagaaaataatgcAATGCCAAATGTTATGTGTAGAGAGTTACATTAAAACCATATAAAAAGGGCTGCAGTGCATAAGAAATGCATCAATGTCAGaaattgtgaaataaataataaaaaataaaggtttcttaCAGTTGAAGAGCTCAGACTTCTCATACAGGCTAATTGAGAGCTGCTGATGGACCAGGTGAAAGGAAGTAATCCAGTTAACTTACTGTTTGAGAAGTATAGATGAAGCTCCACTACAGGATAAACATGTTGGAATTCCTCAGCAATGACAGAGGAGCAAATCAACATGGATATCTGGAAGCCTACAATGAAGCAGTCGCCCTTTTGACTAGGAAAAAGGGTTTCGATCAGGAAAGCCAAAAGCATATTGCTATTAGTGAACTTGGACAGAAGAAATTGTGCACTCAAATTCTGTATCTCAATGATCAGCaagaaagtggaaaaaagcCCGATATCCGTGCCATCTTTTATTGAGTGGAAATTAAGATGACAGATGAGGGTGAGCAGGTAAGAGCTTTATTCTCTTCATATATTTTACAAATAGAAGCACAAATGTTCATAGACTCTGGACCACAGCCGTCTGAAGTACTTGCAACAGGGAAAGCAGATGACCTCGCTCGCTTATCTGAAAGAGATAAAAGACATTAGTCAGAGGCTGAACATGAGCAGCTGTGCTGGTGAAACTTGAGGGAACAGAACAATGGGTCTATACTGAACATGAAGATGATACTGATATCCCTGAAGAACTGTAAATCTAAATACTATAAATACAATGCATTACAAATAGATTAGATGAAGTCAGTTAACAGTACACCAATTGGATGCAGATAAATGAAGCTTTGAAATGGAACATCAAGAAAACCAATTGCTCAAAATTATCTAGATCTATATCCTCAATTGTCTAGAGCACATATACATTGAAACAACAATCCCAACACACAATGCCTTAAAgacatgggttttttttcctaaGTGAGCTACACCTCTACAAATACCTGCAGCGAAACACAGCCTCAGTTCCTGAGCAGACGAGGAAGCAAAAACGTGCAAGAGAAAATGAGTGAAGGATGAAAGAGAAACTTGCCACGATGAAAGATGGGGTGGAAAGGAAAGACGCTGTGACAATATAAAAAGACAAGAAACTGAGTGTGactcacagagcagcagctccagagatGATCTCAATAAGCTCCTTGGTGATGACAGCCTGTCTGGTTCGGTTAAAGGTCAGGGTCAGCTTGTCAATCATCTCAGCTGGAAGGAAACGAAAAGTTAACAataatattactattatttaaattaaaaatatatataatttggaGACTGATTCCTGTCCTTACAAGCGTTCTTGCTGGCGCTGTCCATGGCAGTCATCCTGGCACTCTGCTCGCTGGTGGACGACTCCTTCAGGGCCAGGTAGATGACGTTGACCAGAGCAAACTCCTGGTAGTTCCTCAGCACATCAGCATCGATGTCATCATAAATGCCTATGTTCTCTGTGGAAGAAGCCAAGCAGCTTATGGATCTGAACTTCTGAAGATGGAAGTGAAAAACGCATGACTGGCAGCAGTATTACCTGCGTTGGCAACAATGTCATTGGAAAACACCGGCTTCTTGTCAGTCTTGTATGAGATCACAGATCTGCAGCAGCCAGAAACGGAAACGTTTAGCTTCCAGGACATCAAAGAAAGACAATTGATGCTTCTTGGAACTGACTCGTCTACCTGAATCTGTTGTAGATGACGGATCCCTGGTCAAACTCATAGCCAGAGTTCAGCAGCTCCGTAGCGATGATAGAGGCATCTCCAAAGTTGGGGGGCTTACGACCAACCTCCTTACAGTTGAGCATGATGTGCTTTCCATGGGTTCTGAAGCAGATTCATGAAGACACTTGACTCATTATCGTCGTCACCAACATCATCATTCAGTTAGCAGCAAATTCAATTCTGTCTTTGTATCTAAACGCAATATGAGAAATGGTATGTCCTCCCTGCAGcctgccatggtcagtgtgcACTAAATTCTTTAATTcctctttcagcatttcccatcagtggTTGCTACTGTAACTCAACCAACTCCACCTTAACCTGTCCTGTGCATCCTGCCAAATCATACCGAGGCATATTACGCTGGGTCATGAGTTGACATTgagttttaaaacatgtttctaACAAACCTTGATGTAGTTTTCgcagatgttttattttcttttagcATGTTGTGATTCAGataaatttaaatataaatggcAATGAGAACATGAATCTTTGTCTCCTCAAATTAGCATTTTATATCAAGTGAGTGAAGATGTTGAATTGACAGCATGACATTTCTGCTTCACTATTCGTGACAGAAACGTGCCTAATTCGGAAGTGTTCACCAGTTAACAGTGACATATTAATgtcaaactgctgctgctgaccggAATCAAAACACCACTGAAGCAAGAACAGGACACACCTGTGCAGCAGACCCCTCAGCTTGTCTCCCACATTGATGACCATCACTTCCTTGCCTTCGCTGGTCAGGCTGGCGATCTCGCTCTTGATGGTCTTTGCCACACCGGAATGGATGGCACCACACAGCCCACGATCAGAGGTGACACCAATGATCAGGTGCTTGGCTGCCTTGTCCTCTGGTGCCTTGATGTCTGCTTTTTCGTACAAAGCTGACGACAGAAATCCATCAGTCGGCATCACAGCAAGGAAAATGCAGCCACAGATTGGCAACTTACACAGAGCACCGCTGCCGTAGACACGGGCCGGCTTCAGCTGTCTCTCAGCACGAGCGTACTTCGCAGCGGCCACCATCTTCATGGACTTGGTGATTTTTTGGATGTTCTTGATGGACTTCAGACGAATGGTGACTGAAGAGGTAAGAAGAGACCATTAACCACCAAGCAAAAGGAATTATAGTGAAGAAATTAAGAActgcaaaatgcaaaaaatatgaaaaacaaaaaattataaTGTAATTAATGTGGAGTTATTATATAGCATTTATTAGAATAACTTATATTGCTGAGAGTTTGTGCGCTGTAAATGCCAAGATATGTTTTACAGCGCACAGAAATAAACTGCATTCAATGAAGGGGTTGCAGGACCGTCTTCAAGCAATAGAAGTGAAGTGCCTGGTTCCCAAGTAAAATAAGCACCACTGCGAGAGTTTAAACCACATTCCTTTAAACCCAGTGTGTAGTCAGTACCCCTACCAATCCAACAATGAGATTGAACCAActacataaaaaataacaagAACAATTAATTGAATTTTGCTTTTCAAAAGGAATTTTAAATAATATCTTTAGGTACCTCAAGGCCATAAAGGTGCCCAAATTGGCAGACTAGAAACCAGGAGGTCATGAGCTTAGCTTCTTCAGCTATGTCTTCGACTGACCCCTACTTGTTTCCTGTTGTGTTTATGGCATACAATCATCACTTATATAACTACaaaaaccaaataaaacaataatataatagtaataattataataataataatgcactgCATGCATGTTTATACATGCATGATGTAGTCATCCAAGCTTTCTCCATCCCCAACTCCATGAGtttaataacaacaaaataaatcttttattactgtaaaacaaacaataataaccTGCTCTGACCGCACGCTACAGCATTTGTAGACGAACTCTGTGAACAGCTGATCAGCACCCATGACACAAGCACGGGAACTGATGGTCGTTTTGTTTTAATGGTTTTTAAAACCCCACTCCAGCACAGTAACGCACGATCATCTTGACACGAATTGAATTTAATGCGACAGTACTTACTGTCCTTCAAGGTAGCCATGTTCCTGACCTGCCCGCTGTTGAGACAAATGACAGAGAAAACAGCTCAGTCTGCAAATATTAGACAACAATGTGCAACGCATTTAAGAAGGTTTGCTGAAAAGTTTTCAGAGTACGAATAGTTGAAATGTGAATGGCAATCTGCAGTGGAGACATTAGCTACTGCTAGGAATGCTAACAGGCTAACGTCA
This window contains:
- the atp5f1c gene encoding ATP synthase subunit gamma, mitochondrial isoform X3, yielding MFARTSALAFAPQCGQVRNMATLKDITIRLKSIKNIQKITKSMKMVAAAKYARAERQLKPARVYGSGALSLYEKADIKAPEDKAAKHLIIGVTSDRGLCGAIHSGVAKTIKSEIASLTSEGKEVMVINVGDKLRGLLHRTHGKHIMLNCKEVGRKPPNFGDASIIATELLNSGYEFDQGSVIYNRFRSVISYKTDKKPVFSNDIVANAENIGIYDDIDADVLRNYQEFALVNVIYLALKESSTSEQSARMTAMDSASKNASEMIDKLTLTFNRTRQAVITKELIEIISGAAAL
- the atp5f1c gene encoding ATP synthase subunit gamma, mitochondrial isoform X2; the protein is MFARTSALAFAPQCGQVRNMATLKDITIRLKSIKNIQKITKSMKMVAAAKYARAERQLKPARVYGSGALSLYEKADIKAPEDKAAKHLIIGVTSDRGLCGAIHSGVAKTIKSEIASLTSEGKEVMVINVGDKLRGLLHRTHGKHIMLNCKEVGRKPPNFGDASIIATELLNSGYEFDQGSVIYNRFRSVISYKTDKKPVFSNDIVANAENIGIYDDIDADVLRNYQEFALVNVIYLALKESSTSEQSARMTAMDSASKNASEMIDKLTLTFNRTRQAVITKELIEIISGAAAL
- the atp5f1c gene encoding ATP synthase subunit gamma, mitochondrial isoform X1 — its product is MFARTSALAFAPQCGQVRNMATLKDITIRLKSIKNIQKITKSMKMVAAAKYARAERQLKPARVYGSGALSLYEKADIKAPEDKAAKHLIIGVTSDRGLCGAIHSGVAKTIKSEIASLTSEGKEVMVINVGDKLRGLLHRTHGKHIMLNCKEVGRKPPNFGDASIIATELLNSGYEFDQGSVIYNRFRSVISYKTDKKPVFSNDIVANAENIGIYDDIDADVLRNYQEFALVNVIYLALKESSTSEQSARMTAMDSASKNASEMIDKLTLTFNRTRQAVITKELIEIISGAAALN